DNA sequence from the Actinacidiphila yeochonensis CN732 genome:
GCACCGCCCGAGGACCCACCGGACTGCTGCTGCCCCTGCTTCTCCGACGACGCGGAGCCCTCGGTCTCCTCGTCGGACCGCTGAGCCGCCTGCTGCTCGACGCGGGTACCGGCCGTGCGCTGCGACTTGCTCTGCCGCTTCGGCTGGGTCCGGTTGGCGCGGGCCTCCTCGGCGGCCTCCTTGGCCTTGATCTCCTCCGGCGCCTCCACGAGCTTGCCCTTGGCCCGCAGACGCTCCTGGCGCTGCTTGAAGGCCAGGCTGCCCGGGGTCGGGTTGCGGCGGATGACCACCAGCTGCTGGCACATCGTCCACGCGTTGGTGGTGAGCCAGTAGAGCAGCACACCGACCGGGGCGAAGATACCGAAGACCGCGAAGATCAGCGGGAACACGTACATCAGCATCTTCTGCTGCTGCATGAACGGCGTGTTCACCGACATGTCCACGTTCTTGGTCATCAGCTGGCGCTGCGTGTAGAACTGCGACGCCGACATCAGCACGATCATGATGATCGTCACCGTGCGCACCTCGGCGTGGCTGGCGTTCAGCTGGGCCAGGGTGGCGGTGCTGTCCATGAACTTCGCCGGCAGCGGGGCACCGAAGATGTGCGCGTGCTGGGCGCTCTGGACGAGGTTCTCGTGGATCACGCCGACCGTGTTGCCCTTCGCCACGTTGCTCAGCACGTGGTAGAGGGCGAAGAAGAACGGCGACTGGATGAGGATCGGCAGGCACGAGGAGAGCGGGTTGGTACCCGTCTCCTTGTACAGCTTCATCATCTCTTCCGACTGCCGCTGGCGGTCGTTCTTGTAGCGCTCCTGGATCGCCTTCATCTTCGGCTGGAGCACCTGCATGTTCCGGGTGGACTTGATCTGCTTCACGAAGAGCGGGATCAGTGCCGTCCGGATCAGGACCACCAGCGAGACGATGGACAGGCCCCACGCCCAGCCGCTGTCTGCGTCGAACACCAAGCCGTACAGCGAGTGGAACTGAACGATGATCCACGAGACGGCGTCATACAGGGGGTTCAAGATCCCCACGGTCAGGCTCCTTGGGCGTGAGAGGGTCCGGTGGGCTCGGGCGTGACGGGCCCGTCGGAGCCGCCCCGCAGGTAGCGGCGCAGCAGTTCGTGCCATCGAGGCCGCTTACGCGGTGGGACGTGGTCCACACCACCGGGCGACCAGGGGTTGCACCGCAGAATGCGCCACGCGGTCAGGGCCGTGCCCTTGATCGCGCCGTGCCGGTCGATGGCCGTATACCCGTAGTGGGAGCACGAGGGGTAGTAGCGGCACACCGGACCGAGCAGCGGACTGATCGTCCACTGGTAGATCTTGATCAGTGCAAGCAGCGGATACTTCATCGAGCCACCCTCCCCTCGGCTTCGCCATGGGAATCGCGACCCAGCAGCCGCTCGAGGGCGGCATCGAGATCGAGGGCCAGCTGAGCGTGGTCCGCGCTGCCGGCCGCGGGCAGCGCTCGTACTACCACAAGGCTACCGGGGGGAAGCAGGTAGAGACGGTCCCGCACGATGTGACGTAGGCGGCGGCGGACCAGGTTGCGCTGGACCGCGTTACCGACGGCTTTGCTCACGACGAAACCCGCACGCGCCGGGGGACGCTCTCCCCTGGGCGCGTGCGGGTCCGTGGCGTCGCGGCGCAAGTGGACAACCAGCAGCGGGCGACCCGCGCGGCGTCCACGGCGCACCGCTTCACCGAAGTCCTGTCGCCGCCTCAGCCGATTCTCGGTGGGCAGCACGGCATGAGACCTGTGTCAATCAGGCGGACAGGCGGGCGCGGCCCTTGCCACGGCGGGACGCGATGATCGCGCGGCCGGCGCGGGTGCGCATACGCAGACGGAAGCCGTGGGTCTTCGCACGACGGCGGTTGTTCGGCTGGAAGGTGCGCTTGCTCACTCGGAGGCTCCAGAAGAGAGGTGTTCAACAGCGGTGCGTCGCCTGGCTGTCACCGTGCGCCCACGAGAACGCTCGCGGACCTTCCGGGTGTACCGCTTTGACGACCGCCCGGAGGCCCGAAGGACCCGGAGGATCTTCGCCCATCAGTAGGCAGGCGGCAGCAGCCATCGACAACTCGACCTCGATACGGTACGTGCGGCTAGGCCATCTGGTCAAACCCGCCTCGCGCAACGCCGGGGTTTGTACACACCCTGTGGACAACAACTTGAACCACGGACGGTGCCCTGACTACCGTGGCTTGACTCCGGTCCGATCCGCCTACCGGCTTCGGACACTTCCCGCCAGGCCGGAGAACCACACTTTCGCGGGACATCTCAAGCACCACCAGCGACCCGAGAGAGCGTGCACTGTGGCCGACGTGACTGCCGATCTTGCCGCAGTGTGGCCTCGGGTCCTCCAGCAGCTGCTCCTGGACAGCGAGCTGAAACCCAAGGACGCGGAGTGGCTCCAGCGCACCCAGCCGCTGGCCCTGGTGGCCGGCACCGCGGTGCTCTCGGCCCCCAACGAGTTCGCCAAGAGCGTCCTGGAGGGGCGGCTGCTGCCGCAGATCACCGAGGCCCTCAACCGTGAGTTCGGCCACATGGTGGGCATCGCCATCGCGGTGGCCTCGGGCGGCGACCAGGAGCCCGCACCGGCCCCGCCGTCCGCCCCGGAACCCTCCGACGAGCCCCGGATGCGCCCGGCCTACCCCGAGCACCAGGACTGGCAGCAGCCGAAGCTCGGCAGCTGGGGCGTGCCCGCCCCGGCCGACTACCAGGACCGCGGTACCTACGAGCTGCGCCCGGAGTCCTCGGACGCCTACGACACCCGCCGGGTCGGCCTCGACCCCCGGGACGGCCGCGCCCCGCGTGACGGACGCGACGGACGTGACGGACGTGACGGATACGACAGCCGCGACGGTTACGAGGACCGCAGGGGCGGCGGGTACGACGAGCGCCGCGACGCCTACGAGGACCGCCGCGAGCCCTCCGCGCCCTATGACGACCGGCGCGACACCGGGTACGAGGAGCGACCGGACGCCCGTGACTCCCGCGACACCCGGGACTCCCGTGACAGCCGCGACGCCCGCGACGCCTACGAACGTCCTGAGCCCTACGACGACCGCCGCTACCGGCCCGAGCCGCGCGACGGCTACCCCTCCGTACCGCACCAGGTCCACCCCGGCGCCCCGGGCGGCCCCGGCGGGTACCCCCCGCCGGGCGGCTACCAGCCGCCGCACGTGCCGGCCGCCCGCAGCGAGCAGCCGTCGGCCGGCCGAGGCGGCGCCCACGGCTCCGGCGGTGCGCCGGGGCAGGGCTCCGGAGGCGGCTCGGTGGAGCCGACCGCGCGGCTGAACCCGAAGTACCTCTTCGACACGTTCGTCATCGGCGCGTCCAACCGCTTCGCGCACGCCGCCGCGGTCGCCGTCGCCGAGGCCCCGGCCAAGGCGTACAACCCGCTCTTCATCTACGGCGAGTCCGGCCTGGGCAAGACGCACCTGCTGCACGCGATCGGGCACTACGCGCGCAGCCTCTATCCGGGCACCCGGGTGCGGTACGTCAGCTCGGAGGAGTTCACCAACGAGTTCATCAACTCCATCCGGGACGGCAAGGCGGACGCCTTCCGCAAGCGGTACCGGGACATGGACATCCTGCTGGTCGACGACATCCAGTTCCTCGCCCAGAAGGAGTCGACGCAGGAGGAGTTCTTCCACACCTTCAACACGCTGCACAACGCGAACAAGCAGATCGTGCTCTCCTCCGACCGGCCGCCCAAGCAGCTGGTCACCCTGGAGGACCGGCTCCGCAACCGCTTCGAGTGGGGTCTGATCACCGACGTCCAGCCGCCCGAGCTGGAGACCCGGATCGCGATCCTGCGGAAGAAGGCGGTGCAGGAGCAGCTCAACGCGCCGCCGGAGGTGCTGGAGTTCATCGCCTCCCGCATCTCCCGCAACATCCGCGAGCTGGAGGGCGCGCTGATCCGCGTCACCGCCTT
Encoded proteins:
- the yidC gene encoding membrane protein insertase YidC; protein product: MGILNPLYDAVSWIIVQFHSLYGLVFDADSGWAWGLSIVSLVVLIRTALIPLFVKQIKSTRNMQVLQPKMKAIQERYKNDRQRQSEEMMKLYKETGTNPLSSCLPILIQSPFFFALYHVLSNVAKGNTVGVIHENLVQSAQHAHIFGAPLPAKFMDSTATLAQLNASHAEVRTVTIIMIVLMSASQFYTQRQLMTKNVDMSVNTPFMQQQKMLMYVFPLIFAVFGIFAPVGVLLYWLTTNAWTMCQQLVVIRRNPTPGSLAFKQRQERLRAKGKLVEAPEEIKAKEAAEEARANRTQPKRQSKSQRTAGTRVEQQAAQRSDEETEGSASSEKQGQQQSGGSSGGATRSGGSKTSGSSGAKTPGAPRAGARSGAPRAGGSKQGGSSGKQTGGSKAKPGNLSKKK
- the rnpA gene encoding ribonuclease P protein component — encoded protein: MLPTENRLRRRQDFGEAVRRGRRAGRPLLVVHLRRDATDPHAPRGERPPARAGFVVSKAVGNAVQRNLVRRRLRHIVRDRLYLLPPGSLVVVRALPAAGSADHAQLALDLDAALERLLGRDSHGEAEGRVAR
- the rpmH gene encoding 50S ribosomal protein L34; translated protein: MSKRTFQPNNRRRAKTHGFRLRMRTRAGRAIIASRRGKGRARLSA
- the dnaA gene encoding chromosomal replication initiator protein DnaA, with the translated sequence MADVTADLAAVWPRVLQQLLLDSELKPKDAEWLQRTQPLALVAGTAVLSAPNEFAKSVLEGRLLPQITEALNREFGHMVGIAIAVASGGDQEPAPAPPSAPEPSDEPRMRPAYPEHQDWQQPKLGSWGVPAPADYQDRGTYELRPESSDAYDTRRVGLDPRDGRAPRDGRDGRDGRDGYDSRDGYEDRRGGGYDERRDAYEDRREPSAPYDDRRDTGYEERPDARDSRDTRDSRDSRDARDAYERPEPYDDRRYRPEPRDGYPSVPHQVHPGAPGGPGGYPPPGGYQPPHVPAARSEQPSAGRGGAHGSGGAPGQGSGGGSVEPTARLNPKYLFDTFVIGASNRFAHAAAVAVAEAPAKAYNPLFIYGESGLGKTHLLHAIGHYARSLYPGTRVRYVSSEEFTNEFINSIRDGKADAFRKRYRDMDILLVDDIQFLAQKESTQEEFFHTFNTLHNANKQIVLSSDRPPKQLVTLEDRLRNRFEWGLITDVQPPELETRIAILRKKAVQEQLNAPPEVLEFIASRISRNIRELEGALIRVTAFASLNRQPVDLQLTEIVLKDLIPGGEDSVPEISGTAIMAETAAYFGLAVDDLSGSSRSRVLVTARQIAMYLCRELTDLSLPKIGALFGGRDHTTVMHADRKIRSLMAERRSIYNQVTELTNRIKS
- the yidD gene encoding membrane protein insertion efficiency factor YidD, with the protein product MKYPLLALIKIYQWTISPLLGPVCRYYPSCSHYGYTAIDRHGAIKGTALTAWRILRCNPWSPGGVDHVPPRKRPRWHELLRRYLRGGSDGPVTPEPTGPSHAQGA